In the genome of Cryptomeria japonica chromosome 8, Sugi_1.0, whole genome shotgun sequence, one region contains:
- the LOC131037930 gene encoding protein TOPLESS-RELATED PROTEIN 2 isoform X3: MPFVSSGVLFQGLEVLLILVKEKKKKEKLSWFKVLLILVKEKKKKEKLSWFKFLDEEGLSETAHKLEQESGCYFNMDYFESQVLAGEWDKVECYLSGFTTVRENLHSTKIFFEIRKQKYLEALDMEDYAKAVEILRKDLKVFEHVSNGIYKELLQLMPLRNIRQNEKLSDYGDRTSTRKSMFLELRKLLKGNPQICNKLKFPHTETSRLRTLINQSLNWQHQLCKDPTSKPDIKTLFVDHICVSHGGSQSHTNNSIDGVIPQGVPSFPIPTHAPFLHGVDLSGSSRLSLTGWMANSEPSMPHPPAGIGNLFPPQNAGLLKQNRTPTANSTGTDYQFLSPVHVAKRSRIGPSDVMMYRGPTQPHNIYPRDDLPMKVVRSFSEGSKVISMDFHPQKHSILLVGTNTGDLGIWDVGSYEKLVHKTFGVWDALNGTTKSVLFVEKQAVSVNRCIWSPNGEMVGVAFSECIIRIYSYTGYRELRPHLEINAHIGGVNDIAFNCHKQQLSVITCGDDKCIKVWDAVTGCMRHTFEGHEAPVYCVFPHQKENVQFILSTAIDGKIKAWFYDGRESTFDYDVPGKFCTAIAYSDDGSRLFSCGTSKEGESYLVEWNESDGKIKRTYCGLQKNSFGVVQFDTTRNRFLVVGDDNQLKFWDMDNVTILATTYVEEGCLETSPRLCFNKEGSLLAVTTKNSGIKILANANGLQLLHTLNNEVFHGAKIPIPALVTKDTIINSVASVNETTPLSGTTGCLEKILSVASVNNADSNRPTNVNQSVRDEDANKIKRLNLAEVSRSIHCRSLKLPDGMSKGKIVQLVYTKSGSNVLALDSNASHKRWIWTCNEGNPTGKVTTTIPTGFESATHGSSHKDPGKQISCMVLSNNDRYILSCSGGEVSLLTLEKLKSISILLPPSPPATSFALHPEDNNVVAFGLENLKILICNLKSGSDKMLQGHHQKKITSLAFSLSLDLLISAGADGLLCAWSLDGYGIQREQIVYPHGERLSSPVGVSKIQFHKDQVHLLVVQENQIAIYYSSAFEQACYWKPQDSMSAPISSAQYSCDSQLVYASFCDGAVGVFDADILRPLFRVPPAAFLPSGMSSDNVYPLAIAAHPHECNQFAIGLTDGGVYLIDLIESQGKEAMGSLENGVVGSDPSTSNHGSELPS; this comes from the exons ATGCCTTTTGTTTCTTCTGGTGTTCTGTTCCAGGGTCTTGAG GTGCTATTGATCCTTgtcaaggagaagaagaagaaggaaaagttgAGTTGGTTCAAG GTGCTATTGATCCTTgtcaaggagaagaagaagaaggaaaagctGAGTTGGTTCAAG TTTCTGGATGAGGAGGGGCTCAGTGAAACAGCACACAA GTTGGAACAAGAGTCTGGGTGCTACTTTAACATGGATTATTTTGAATCCCAAGTTCTGGCTGGAGAATGGGATAAAGTTGAGTGTTATCTCTCCGGTTTTACAACAGTTCGAGAGAATCTCCACTCTACGAAAATTTTCTTTGAGATCAGGAAACAGAAATATTTAGAAGCATTGGACAT GGAAGATTATGCAAAAGCTGTGGAAATACTTAGAAAGGATCTCAAAGTATTTGAACATGTTAGTAATGGCATTTACAAAGAGCTCTTACAGTTAATGCCTCTTAGAAACATCAG GCAAAATGAGAAACTTTCTGATTATGGGGATAGAACATCCACACGGAAATCTATGTTTTTGGAGCTGAGAAAGCTTCTAAAAGGCAACCCTCAAATTTGCAATAAGCTGAAATTTCCACATACTGAAACTTCTAGGTTAAGGACCCTCATAAATCAAAG TCTGAATTGGCAGCATCAACTTTGCAAAGACCCAACTTCTAAACCTGATATCAAAACTTTGTTTGTTGATCACATATGTGTATCTCATGGTGGATCTCAAAGTCACACAAATAATTCTATTGATGGAGTGATTCCTCAAGGGGTACCTTCTTTCCCTATTCCTACACATGCT CCATTTCTGCATGGAGTTGATCTCTCTGGTAGTAGTAGGTTGTCTCTTACAGGATGGATGGCGAATTCTGAGCCTTCCATGCCACATCCTCCTGCAGGCATAGGGAATCTTTTTCCACCTCAGAATGCAG GTTTGCTGAAACAAAATAGAACACCCACTGCAAATAGTACTGGAACTGATTATCAATTTCTGAGTCCTGTACATGTTGCTAAGCGTTCCCGTATTGGTCCATCTGATGTG ATGATGTATAGAGGACCAACTCAACCTCATAATATTTATCCACGAGATGATCTTCCTATGAAGGTTGTGAGAAGCTTCAGTGAAGGCTCCAAAGTAATTAGCATGGATTTTCATCCCCAGAAGCATTCGATTCTGTTAG ttggaacaaatactggtgaTCTTGGAATTTGGGATGTGGGATCATATGAAAAATTAGTTCACAAAACCTTTGGAGTTTGGGATGCCTTAAATGGCACCACAAAG TCTGTACTTTTTGTTGAGAAACAAGCTGTCTCAGTGAATCGTTGTATTTGGAGCCCTAATGGAGAAATGGTCG GAGTTGCTTTTTCCGAGTGTATTATACGCATATATTCCTATACTGGGTATAGAGAATTGAGACCACACCTTGAG ATCAATGCTCATATCGGGGGGGTAAATGATATTGCCTTCAATTGTCATAAACAACAGCTTTCTGTTATCACATGTGGGGACGATAAGTGCATCAAG GTATGGGATGCGGTAACGGGGTGCATGCGGCACACATTTGAAGGTCATGAAGCCCCCGTTTATTGTGTTTTTCCTCATCAAAAAGAGAATGTCCAG TTCATCCTCTCTACAGCTATTGATGGCAAGATTAAAGCCTGGTTTTATGATGGTAGGGAGTCTACATTTGACTATGATGTGCCCGGGAAGTTCTGCACTGCAATAGCTTATAGTGATGATGGATCACG ACTTTTCTCATGTGGAACAAGCAAAGAAGGTGAATCATACTTAGTTGAGTGGAATGAAAGTGATGGAAAAATCAAGCGTACATATTGTGGCCTTCAAAAGAACTCCTTTGGGGTGGTGCAGTTTGATACAACAAGGAATAGGTTCCTAGTAGTGGGAGATGATAACCAACTTAAGTTTTGGGACATGGACAATGTCACCATATTAGCAACAACTTATGTTGAGGAAGGCTGCTTGGAG ACCAGTCCTCGTCTTTGTTTCAACAAAGAAGGGTCCTTATTGGCTGTGACAACAAAGAACAGTGGGATCAAGATCTTAGCCAATGCAAATGGACTGCAATTGCTTCACACGCTAAATAATGAAGTATTTCATGGAGCAAAGATACCTATACCGGCACTGGTAACAAAG GACACAATTATAAATTCTGTTGCTTCTGTAAATGAAACTACCCCACTTTCTGGCACAACAGGTTGCTTAGAGAAGATTCTTTCAGTAGCATCAGTG AATAATGCTGATAGCAACCGGCCAACAAATGTAAATCAAAGTGTTCGAGATGAGGATGCAAACAAGATAAAAAGATTGAACCTTGCAGAGGTGTCACGTTCAATCCACTGTAGGTCTCTCAAATTACCAGATGGAATGTCAAAGGGAAAG ATTGTTCAATTAGTCTATACAAAATCTGGTTCTAATGTTTTAGCTTTGGACTCCAATGCTTCTCACAAGCGATGGATATGGACATGTAATGAGGGGAATCCAACTGGGAAG GTGACAACTACCATTCCGACTGGGTTCGAGTCAGCTACACATGGTTCAAGTCACAAAGATCCAGGAAAACAGATATCATGCATGGTTTTGTCAAACAATGACAGATACATATTATCCTGTTCTGGTGGAGAGGTGTCCTTACTCACATTGGAAAAGTTGAAG TCCATATCGATATTATTGCCCCCTTCCCCACCAGCAACATCTTTTGCTCTTCATCCAGAGGATAATAATGTTGTTGCTTTTGGATTGGAGAACTTGAAAATTCTCATATGCAATTTGAAATCCGGATCGGATAAG ATGTTGCAAGGACACCACCAAAAGAAAATCACTAGCCTGGCATTTTCGTTATCTTTGGACCTGCTGATATCAGCTGGAGCTGATGGTCTG CTCTGTGCCTGGAGCCTAGATGGATATGGAATACAGCGAGAACAAATTGTATATCCACATGGAGAAAGGTTATCATCACCAGTTGGAGTTAGTAAAATACAGTTTCACAAAGATCAGGTTCACTTGCTAGTTGTGCAGGAGAACCAAATTGCAATTTATTATTCTTCTGCATTTGAACAAGCATGCTAT TGGAAACCTCAGGATTCAATGTCTGCACCAATTTCAAGTGCCCAATATTCGTGTGATAGCCAACTGGTCTATGCCAGTTTCTGTGATGGTGCAGTTGGTGTTTTTGATGCAGATATCCTAAGGCCCCTTTTCCGTGTCCCTCCTGCTGCATTTTTGCCATCAGGAATGAGCAG TGACAATGTCTATCCTCTTGCAATTGCAGCACACCCACATGAATGCAACCAATTCGCTATTGGTTTGACTGATGGGGGAGTGTATTTGATTGACCTTATAGAATCACAGGGGAAGGAGGCCATGGGCTCACTGGAGAATGGAGTGGTTGGTTCAGATCCCTCGACGAGCAACCATGGTTCAGAATTACCAAGCTAG
- the LOC131037930 gene encoding protein TOPLESS-RELATED PROTEIN 2 isoform X4: MPFVSSGVLFQGLEVLLILVKEKKKKEKLSWFKVLLILVKEKKKEKLSWFKFLDEEGLSETAHKLEQESGCYFNMDYFESQVLAGEWDKVECYLSGFTTVRENLHSTKIFFEIRKQKYLEALDMEDYAKAVEILRKDLKVFEHVSNGIYKELLQLMPLRNIRQNEKLSDYGDRTSTRKSMFLELRKLLKGNPQICNKLKFPHTETSRLRTLINQSLNWQHQLCKDPTSKPDIKTLFVDHICVSHGGSQSHTNNSIDGVIPQGVPSFPIPTHAPFLHGVDLSGSSRLSLTGWMANSEPSMPHPPAGIGNLFPPQNAGLLKQNRTPTANSTGTDYQFLSPVHVAKRSRIGPSDVMMYRGPTQPHNIYPRDDLPMKVVRSFSEGSKVISMDFHPQKHSILLVGTNTGDLGIWDVGSYEKLVHKTFGVWDALNGTTKSVLFVEKQAVSVNRCIWSPNGEMVGVAFSECIIRIYSYTGYRELRPHLEINAHIGGVNDIAFNCHKQQLSVITCGDDKCIKVWDAVTGCMRHTFEGHEAPVYCVFPHQKENVQFILSTAIDGKIKAWFYDGRESTFDYDVPGKFCTAIAYSDDGSRLFSCGTSKEGESYLVEWNESDGKIKRTYCGLQKNSFGVVQFDTTRNRFLVVGDDNQLKFWDMDNVTILATTYVEEGCLETSPRLCFNKEGSLLAVTTKNSGIKILANANGLQLLHTLNNEVFHGAKIPIPALVTKDTIINSVASVNETTPLSGTTGCLEKILSVASVNNADSNRPTNVNQSVRDEDANKIKRLNLAEVSRSIHCRSLKLPDGMSKGKIVQLVYTKSGSNVLALDSNASHKRWIWTCNEGNPTGKVTTTIPTGFESATHGSSHKDPGKQISCMVLSNNDRYILSCSGGEVSLLTLEKLKSISILLPPSPPATSFALHPEDNNVVAFGLENLKILICNLKSGSDKMLQGHHQKKITSLAFSLSLDLLISAGADGLLCAWSLDGYGIQREQIVYPHGERLSSPVGVSKIQFHKDQVHLLVVQENQIAIYYSSAFEQACYWKPQDSMSAPISSAQYSCDSQLVYASFCDGAVGVFDADILRPLFRVPPAAFLPSGMSSDNVYPLAIAAHPHECNQFAIGLTDGGVYLIDLIESQGKEAMGSLENGVVGSDPSTSNHGSELPS; encoded by the exons ATGCCTTTTGTTTCTTCTGGTGTTCTGTTCCAGGGTCTTGAG GTGCTATTGATCCTTgtcaaggagaagaagaagaaggaaaagttgAGTTGGTTCAAG GTGCTATTGATCCTTgtcaaggagaagaagaaggaaaagttgAGTTGGTTCAAG TTTCTGGATGAGGAGGGGCTCAGTGAAACAGCACACAA GTTGGAACAAGAGTCTGGGTGCTACTTTAACATGGATTATTTTGAATCCCAAGTTCTGGCTGGAGAATGGGATAAAGTTGAGTGTTATCTCTCCGGTTTTACAACAGTTCGAGAGAATCTCCACTCTACGAAAATTTTCTTTGAGATCAGGAAACAGAAATATTTAGAAGCATTGGACAT GGAAGATTATGCAAAAGCTGTGGAAATACTTAGAAAGGATCTCAAAGTATTTGAACATGTTAGTAATGGCATTTACAAAGAGCTCTTACAGTTAATGCCTCTTAGAAACATCAG GCAAAATGAGAAACTTTCTGATTATGGGGATAGAACATCCACACGGAAATCTATGTTTTTGGAGCTGAGAAAGCTTCTAAAAGGCAACCCTCAAATTTGCAATAAGCTGAAATTTCCACATACTGAAACTTCTAGGTTAAGGACCCTCATAAATCAAAG TCTGAATTGGCAGCATCAACTTTGCAAAGACCCAACTTCTAAACCTGATATCAAAACTTTGTTTGTTGATCACATATGTGTATCTCATGGTGGATCTCAAAGTCACACAAATAATTCTATTGATGGAGTGATTCCTCAAGGGGTACCTTCTTTCCCTATTCCTACACATGCT CCATTTCTGCATGGAGTTGATCTCTCTGGTAGTAGTAGGTTGTCTCTTACAGGATGGATGGCGAATTCTGAGCCTTCCATGCCACATCCTCCTGCAGGCATAGGGAATCTTTTTCCACCTCAGAATGCAG GTTTGCTGAAACAAAATAGAACACCCACTGCAAATAGTACTGGAACTGATTATCAATTTCTGAGTCCTGTACATGTTGCTAAGCGTTCCCGTATTGGTCCATCTGATGTG ATGATGTATAGAGGACCAACTCAACCTCATAATATTTATCCACGAGATGATCTTCCTATGAAGGTTGTGAGAAGCTTCAGTGAAGGCTCCAAAGTAATTAGCATGGATTTTCATCCCCAGAAGCATTCGATTCTGTTAG ttggaacaaatactggtgaTCTTGGAATTTGGGATGTGGGATCATATGAAAAATTAGTTCACAAAACCTTTGGAGTTTGGGATGCCTTAAATGGCACCACAAAG TCTGTACTTTTTGTTGAGAAACAAGCTGTCTCAGTGAATCGTTGTATTTGGAGCCCTAATGGAGAAATGGTCG GAGTTGCTTTTTCCGAGTGTATTATACGCATATATTCCTATACTGGGTATAGAGAATTGAGACCACACCTTGAG ATCAATGCTCATATCGGGGGGGTAAATGATATTGCCTTCAATTGTCATAAACAACAGCTTTCTGTTATCACATGTGGGGACGATAAGTGCATCAAG GTATGGGATGCGGTAACGGGGTGCATGCGGCACACATTTGAAGGTCATGAAGCCCCCGTTTATTGTGTTTTTCCTCATCAAAAAGAGAATGTCCAG TTCATCCTCTCTACAGCTATTGATGGCAAGATTAAAGCCTGGTTTTATGATGGTAGGGAGTCTACATTTGACTATGATGTGCCCGGGAAGTTCTGCACTGCAATAGCTTATAGTGATGATGGATCACG ACTTTTCTCATGTGGAACAAGCAAAGAAGGTGAATCATACTTAGTTGAGTGGAATGAAAGTGATGGAAAAATCAAGCGTACATATTGTGGCCTTCAAAAGAACTCCTTTGGGGTGGTGCAGTTTGATACAACAAGGAATAGGTTCCTAGTAGTGGGAGATGATAACCAACTTAAGTTTTGGGACATGGACAATGTCACCATATTAGCAACAACTTATGTTGAGGAAGGCTGCTTGGAG ACCAGTCCTCGTCTTTGTTTCAACAAAGAAGGGTCCTTATTGGCTGTGACAACAAAGAACAGTGGGATCAAGATCTTAGCCAATGCAAATGGACTGCAATTGCTTCACACGCTAAATAATGAAGTATTTCATGGAGCAAAGATACCTATACCGGCACTGGTAACAAAG GACACAATTATAAATTCTGTTGCTTCTGTAAATGAAACTACCCCACTTTCTGGCACAACAGGTTGCTTAGAGAAGATTCTTTCAGTAGCATCAGTG AATAATGCTGATAGCAACCGGCCAACAAATGTAAATCAAAGTGTTCGAGATGAGGATGCAAACAAGATAAAAAGATTGAACCTTGCAGAGGTGTCACGTTCAATCCACTGTAGGTCTCTCAAATTACCAGATGGAATGTCAAAGGGAAAG ATTGTTCAATTAGTCTATACAAAATCTGGTTCTAATGTTTTAGCTTTGGACTCCAATGCTTCTCACAAGCGATGGATATGGACATGTAATGAGGGGAATCCAACTGGGAAG GTGACAACTACCATTCCGACTGGGTTCGAGTCAGCTACACATGGTTCAAGTCACAAAGATCCAGGAAAACAGATATCATGCATGGTTTTGTCAAACAATGACAGATACATATTATCCTGTTCTGGTGGAGAGGTGTCCTTACTCACATTGGAAAAGTTGAAG TCCATATCGATATTATTGCCCCCTTCCCCACCAGCAACATCTTTTGCTCTTCATCCAGAGGATAATAATGTTGTTGCTTTTGGATTGGAGAACTTGAAAATTCTCATATGCAATTTGAAATCCGGATCGGATAAG ATGTTGCAAGGACACCACCAAAAGAAAATCACTAGCCTGGCATTTTCGTTATCTTTGGACCTGCTGATATCAGCTGGAGCTGATGGTCTG CTCTGTGCCTGGAGCCTAGATGGATATGGAATACAGCGAGAACAAATTGTATATCCACATGGAGAAAGGTTATCATCACCAGTTGGAGTTAGTAAAATACAGTTTCACAAAGATCAGGTTCACTTGCTAGTTGTGCAGGAGAACCAAATTGCAATTTATTATTCTTCTGCATTTGAACAAGCATGCTAT TGGAAACCTCAGGATTCAATGTCTGCACCAATTTCAAGTGCCCAATATTCGTGTGATAGCCAACTGGTCTATGCCAGTTTCTGTGATGGTGCAGTTGGTGTTTTTGATGCAGATATCCTAAGGCCCCTTTTCCGTGTCCCTCCTGCTGCATTTTTGCCATCAGGAATGAGCAG TGACAATGTCTATCCTCTTGCAATTGCAGCACACCCACATGAATGCAACCAATTCGCTATTGGTTTGACTGATGGGGGAGTGTATTTGATTGACCTTATAGAATCACAGGGGAAGGAGGCCATGGGCTCACTGGAGAATGGAGTGGTTGGTTCAGATCCCTCGACGAGCAACCATGGTTCAGAATTACCAAGCTAG
- the LOC131037930 gene encoding protein TOPLESS-RELATED PROTEIN 2 isoform X1 — MPFVSSGVLFQGLEVLLILVKEKKKKEKLSWFKVLLILVKEKKKEKLSWFKVLLILVKEKKKKEKLSWFKFLDEEGLSETAHKLEQESGCYFNMDYFESQVLAGEWDKVECYLSGFTTVRENLHSTKIFFEIRKQKYLEALDMEDYAKAVEILRKDLKVFEHVSNGIYKELLQLMPLRNIRQNEKLSDYGDRTSTRKSMFLELRKLLKGNPQICNKLKFPHTETSRLRTLINQSLNWQHQLCKDPTSKPDIKTLFVDHICVSHGGSQSHTNNSIDGVIPQGVPSFPIPTHAPFLHGVDLSGSSRLSLTGWMANSEPSMPHPPAGIGNLFPPQNAGLLKQNRTPTANSTGTDYQFLSPVHVAKRSRIGPSDVMMYRGPTQPHNIYPRDDLPMKVVRSFSEGSKVISMDFHPQKHSILLVGTNTGDLGIWDVGSYEKLVHKTFGVWDALNGTTKSVLFVEKQAVSVNRCIWSPNGEMVGVAFSECIIRIYSYTGYRELRPHLEINAHIGGVNDIAFNCHKQQLSVITCGDDKCIKVWDAVTGCMRHTFEGHEAPVYCVFPHQKENVQFILSTAIDGKIKAWFYDGRESTFDYDVPGKFCTAIAYSDDGSRLFSCGTSKEGESYLVEWNESDGKIKRTYCGLQKNSFGVVQFDTTRNRFLVVGDDNQLKFWDMDNVTILATTYVEEGCLETSPRLCFNKEGSLLAVTTKNSGIKILANANGLQLLHTLNNEVFHGAKIPIPALVTKDTIINSVASVNETTPLSGTTGCLEKILSVASVNNADSNRPTNVNQSVRDEDANKIKRLNLAEVSRSIHCRSLKLPDGMSKGKIVQLVYTKSGSNVLALDSNASHKRWIWTCNEGNPTGKVTTTIPTGFESATHGSSHKDPGKQISCMVLSNNDRYILSCSGGEVSLLTLEKLKSISILLPPSPPATSFALHPEDNNVVAFGLENLKILICNLKSGSDKMLQGHHQKKITSLAFSLSLDLLISAGADGLLCAWSLDGYGIQREQIVYPHGERLSSPVGVSKIQFHKDQVHLLVVQENQIAIYYSSAFEQACYWKPQDSMSAPISSAQYSCDSQLVYASFCDGAVGVFDADILRPLFRVPPAAFLPSGMSSDNVYPLAIAAHPHECNQFAIGLTDGGVYLIDLIESQGKEAMGSLENGVVGSDPSTSNHGSELPS, encoded by the exons ATGCCTTTTGTTTCTTCTGGTGTTCTGTTCCAGGGTCTTGAG GTGCTATTGATCCTTgtcaaggagaagaagaagaaggaaaagttgAGTTGGTTCAAG GTGCTATTGATCCTTgtcaaggagaagaagaaggaaaagttgAGTTGGTTCAAG GTGCTATTGATCCTTgtcaaggagaagaagaagaaggaaaagctGAGTTGGTTCAAG TTTCTGGATGAGGAGGGGCTCAGTGAAACAGCACACAA GTTGGAACAAGAGTCTGGGTGCTACTTTAACATGGATTATTTTGAATCCCAAGTTCTGGCTGGAGAATGGGATAAAGTTGAGTGTTATCTCTCCGGTTTTACAACAGTTCGAGAGAATCTCCACTCTACGAAAATTTTCTTTGAGATCAGGAAACAGAAATATTTAGAAGCATTGGACAT GGAAGATTATGCAAAAGCTGTGGAAATACTTAGAAAGGATCTCAAAGTATTTGAACATGTTAGTAATGGCATTTACAAAGAGCTCTTACAGTTAATGCCTCTTAGAAACATCAG GCAAAATGAGAAACTTTCTGATTATGGGGATAGAACATCCACACGGAAATCTATGTTTTTGGAGCTGAGAAAGCTTCTAAAAGGCAACCCTCAAATTTGCAATAAGCTGAAATTTCCACATACTGAAACTTCTAGGTTAAGGACCCTCATAAATCAAAG TCTGAATTGGCAGCATCAACTTTGCAAAGACCCAACTTCTAAACCTGATATCAAAACTTTGTTTGTTGATCACATATGTGTATCTCATGGTGGATCTCAAAGTCACACAAATAATTCTATTGATGGAGTGATTCCTCAAGGGGTACCTTCTTTCCCTATTCCTACACATGCT CCATTTCTGCATGGAGTTGATCTCTCTGGTAGTAGTAGGTTGTCTCTTACAGGATGGATGGCGAATTCTGAGCCTTCCATGCCACATCCTCCTGCAGGCATAGGGAATCTTTTTCCACCTCAGAATGCAG GTTTGCTGAAACAAAATAGAACACCCACTGCAAATAGTACTGGAACTGATTATCAATTTCTGAGTCCTGTACATGTTGCTAAGCGTTCCCGTATTGGTCCATCTGATGTG ATGATGTATAGAGGACCAACTCAACCTCATAATATTTATCCACGAGATGATCTTCCTATGAAGGTTGTGAGAAGCTTCAGTGAAGGCTCCAAAGTAATTAGCATGGATTTTCATCCCCAGAAGCATTCGATTCTGTTAG ttggaacaaatactggtgaTCTTGGAATTTGGGATGTGGGATCATATGAAAAATTAGTTCACAAAACCTTTGGAGTTTGGGATGCCTTAAATGGCACCACAAAG TCTGTACTTTTTGTTGAGAAACAAGCTGTCTCAGTGAATCGTTGTATTTGGAGCCCTAATGGAGAAATGGTCG GAGTTGCTTTTTCCGAGTGTATTATACGCATATATTCCTATACTGGGTATAGAGAATTGAGACCACACCTTGAG ATCAATGCTCATATCGGGGGGGTAAATGATATTGCCTTCAATTGTCATAAACAACAGCTTTCTGTTATCACATGTGGGGACGATAAGTGCATCAAG GTATGGGATGCGGTAACGGGGTGCATGCGGCACACATTTGAAGGTCATGAAGCCCCCGTTTATTGTGTTTTTCCTCATCAAAAAGAGAATGTCCAG TTCATCCTCTCTACAGCTATTGATGGCAAGATTAAAGCCTGGTTTTATGATGGTAGGGAGTCTACATTTGACTATGATGTGCCCGGGAAGTTCTGCACTGCAATAGCTTATAGTGATGATGGATCACG ACTTTTCTCATGTGGAACAAGCAAAGAAGGTGAATCATACTTAGTTGAGTGGAATGAAAGTGATGGAAAAATCAAGCGTACATATTGTGGCCTTCAAAAGAACTCCTTTGGGGTGGTGCAGTTTGATACAACAAGGAATAGGTTCCTAGTAGTGGGAGATGATAACCAACTTAAGTTTTGGGACATGGACAATGTCACCATATTAGCAACAACTTATGTTGAGGAAGGCTGCTTGGAG ACCAGTCCTCGTCTTTGTTTCAACAAAGAAGGGTCCTTATTGGCTGTGACAACAAAGAACAGTGGGATCAAGATCTTAGCCAATGCAAATGGACTGCAATTGCTTCACACGCTAAATAATGAAGTATTTCATGGAGCAAAGATACCTATACCGGCACTGGTAACAAAG GACACAATTATAAATTCTGTTGCTTCTGTAAATGAAACTACCCCACTTTCTGGCACAACAGGTTGCTTAGAGAAGATTCTTTCAGTAGCATCAGTG AATAATGCTGATAGCAACCGGCCAACAAATGTAAATCAAAGTGTTCGAGATGAGGATGCAAACAAGATAAAAAGATTGAACCTTGCAGAGGTGTCACGTTCAATCCACTGTAGGTCTCTCAAATTACCAGATGGAATGTCAAAGGGAAAG ATTGTTCAATTAGTCTATACAAAATCTGGTTCTAATGTTTTAGCTTTGGACTCCAATGCTTCTCACAAGCGATGGATATGGACATGTAATGAGGGGAATCCAACTGGGAAG GTGACAACTACCATTCCGACTGGGTTCGAGTCAGCTACACATGGTTCAAGTCACAAAGATCCAGGAAAACAGATATCATGCATGGTTTTGTCAAACAATGACAGATACATATTATCCTGTTCTGGTGGAGAGGTGTCCTTACTCACATTGGAAAAGTTGAAG TCCATATCGATATTATTGCCCCCTTCCCCACCAGCAACATCTTTTGCTCTTCATCCAGAGGATAATAATGTTGTTGCTTTTGGATTGGAGAACTTGAAAATTCTCATATGCAATTTGAAATCCGGATCGGATAAG ATGTTGCAAGGACACCACCAAAAGAAAATCACTAGCCTGGCATTTTCGTTATCTTTGGACCTGCTGATATCAGCTGGAGCTGATGGTCTG CTCTGTGCCTGGAGCCTAGATGGATATGGAATACAGCGAGAACAAATTGTATATCCACATGGAGAAAGGTTATCATCACCAGTTGGAGTTAGTAAAATACAGTTTCACAAAGATCAGGTTCACTTGCTAGTTGTGCAGGAGAACCAAATTGCAATTTATTATTCTTCTGCATTTGAACAAGCATGCTAT TGGAAACCTCAGGATTCAATGTCTGCACCAATTTCAAGTGCCCAATATTCGTGTGATAGCCAACTGGTCTATGCCAGTTTCTGTGATGGTGCAGTTGGTGTTTTTGATGCAGATATCCTAAGGCCCCTTTTCCGTGTCCCTCCTGCTGCATTTTTGCCATCAGGAATGAGCAG TGACAATGTCTATCCTCTTGCAATTGCAGCACACCCACATGAATGCAACCAATTCGCTATTGGTTTGACTGATGGGGGAGTGTATTTGATTGACCTTATAGAATCACAGGGGAAGGAGGCCATGGGCTCACTGGAGAATGGAGTGGTTGGTTCAGATCCCTCGACGAGCAACCATGGTTCAGAATTACCAAGCTAG